One window from the genome of Bacillus tianshenii encodes:
- a CDS encoding 2-oxoglutarate dehydrogenase E1 component, with amino-acid sequence MSKNEMNNDKWHQFHGPNLGYMLDLYEHYQKDPESVDPSVREWFEQSGAPGEEAPAEQSGGFNLSSLRKTAAAVKLAEDIRTYGHLQADIYPFEMDVQVEAPYSELGKYGLTEEDLKAIPAQIVWETAPSSISNALEAIEKLKEVYTKTIAFEFHHVHDKSERQWLTQMVETGELYRSWTNEERKEVLSRLIEVDGFEKFLHKTFVGQKRFSIEGVDMLVPMLDEIIKHSCVEGTNDMFIGMAHRGRLNVLAHVLGKPYELIFSEFHKAPNKELVPSEGSMGINYGWTGDVKYHLGANRNIEHQEESCVRVNLANNPSHLEFVDPVVEGYTRAAQEDREEPGFPKQDIQRALAILIHGDAAFPGEGVVTETLNLSRLKGYETGGTIHIIANNLVGFTTDRTEARSTKYASDVAKGYEIPIVRVNADDPEACIAAINLAHAYRKKFKRDFLIDLVGYRRFGHNEMDDPTATQPLLYKKINNHPTVKTRYGELLVEDGVLEEKELKAKEENFERKLFDIYENVKDKNNGGEVEEKEVPKPVAEGIPEIQTGVPLDTLKEINKSLLQWPEEYKVYPKLAKILKRRESAFEDGNKVDWALAETMAFATILANGTPIRLTGQDSQRGTFAHRHIVLHDVETNKTFSPLHHFPQAKASFAVYNSPLTETAVLGFEYGYSVETTRTLVLWEAQYGDFVNVAQVIMDQFISAGRAKWGQKSSLVMLLPHGFEGQGPEHSSARLERFLTLAAENNWTIANLTSAAQYFHILRRQAAITTKEEARPLILMAPKSLIRNQKVASPGEELSGGRFKLVMDDPNTGANEEKVERLVLTSGKVAIDLTTELEKNEDLDTEWLHIARVEQLYPFPEKQIRETMERFPNLKEIVWVQEEPRNMGSWHYIYPRLRELVNHEMDVNYIGRPDRSSPATGEPDIHKREQQRIVNAALTKN; translated from the coding sequence ATGAGTAAAAATGAAATGAACAATGACAAGTGGCATCAGTTTCACGGCCCCAACCTAGGCTATATGCTCGATTTATATGAGCACTATCAAAAGGATCCAGAATCAGTTGATCCTTCCGTCCGAGAATGGTTTGAGCAATCAGGGGCGCCGGGAGAAGAAGCGCCAGCTGAACAATCTGGAGGGTTTAATCTCTCTAGCTTGAGAAAAACAGCTGCGGCTGTAAAGCTAGCAGAAGACATACGTACATATGGACATCTTCAAGCTGATATTTATCCGTTTGAAATGGATGTCCAAGTAGAAGCGCCGTATTCAGAGCTAGGTAAATACGGTTTAACGGAGGAAGACCTAAAGGCGATTCCAGCACAAATTGTATGGGAAACAGCCCCGTCTTCAATCTCAAATGCGCTTGAAGCAATTGAAAAACTAAAAGAAGTGTATACAAAAACAATCGCTTTTGAGTTCCATCATGTTCATGATAAAAGTGAGCGTCAGTGGCTAACGCAAATGGTGGAAACAGGTGAGTTGTATCGTTCTTGGACGAATGAAGAGCGAAAAGAAGTATTGAGTCGTCTAATTGAAGTTGATGGTTTTGAAAAGTTCCTTCATAAAACATTTGTTGGACAAAAACGTTTTTCAATTGAAGGCGTTGATATGCTCGTGCCAATGCTTGATGAAATCATTAAGCATAGTTGTGTAGAAGGTACGAACGATATGTTCATTGGAATGGCACATCGCGGACGTCTTAATGTGTTAGCACATGTGCTCGGAAAGCCATATGAACTAATTTTTTCTGAGTTCCATAAAGCACCAAATAAAGAATTGGTCCCATCTGAAGGTTCCATGGGGATTAACTATGGTTGGACTGGGGATGTGAAATATCATCTAGGTGCGAATCGAAACATTGAGCATCAAGAAGAAAGCTGTGTCCGTGTTAACCTTGCGAACAATCCAAGTCACTTAGAATTTGTTGACCCGGTTGTTGAAGGGTATACAAGAGCAGCTCAAGAGGATAGAGAAGAACCAGGCTTTCCAAAGCAAGATATACAACGTGCTCTTGCCATTTTGATTCACGGGGATGCTGCATTCCCAGGTGAAGGGGTTGTAACTGAGACATTAAATTTAAGTCGTCTTAAAGGTTATGAGACTGGCGGTACGATTCATATCATTGCAAACAACTTAGTTGGTTTCACAACAGATCGTACAGAGGCACGTTCTACAAAATATGCAAGTGACGTTGCAAAAGGGTATGAAATTCCAATTGTGCGTGTAAATGCTGATGATCCAGAAGCATGCATCGCTGCAATTAACCTTGCGCATGCTTACCGCAAGAAATTTAAGCGTGACTTCTTAATTGACCTTGTTGGTTATCGCCGCTTTGGTCATAATGAGATGGATGATCCGACGGCAACACAGCCGCTTCTGTATAAGAAGATTAACAATCATCCAACTGTTAAGACTCGTTATGGAGAGCTGCTAGTTGAGGATGGCGTTCTTGAAGAGAAAGAGTTGAAAGCAAAAGAAGAGAACTTCGAAAGAAAATTATTTGATATCTACGAGAATGTAAAAGATAAAAATAATGGTGGAGAAGTTGAAGAAAAAGAAGTTCCAAAACCAGTAGCAGAAGGGATCCCTGAAATTCAAACAGGTGTTCCGCTTGATACGTTGAAAGAAATTAACAAGTCATTATTGCAATGGCCTGAAGAATATAAAGTATATCCGAAGCTTGCAAAAATTTTAAAGCGCCGTGAAAGTGCGTTTGAAGATGGGAATAAAGTTGATTGGGCATTAGCAGAAACGATGGCATTTGCAACGATTCTTGCAAATGGTACGCCGATTCGTTTGACAGGGCAAGACAGTCAGCGTGGAACATTTGCTCATCGTCATATTGTTCTGCATGATGTAGAAACGAATAAGACGTTTTCACCACTGCATCATTTTCCACAAGCAAAGGCGTCATTTGCCGTTTATAATAGTCCGTTAACTGAAACAGCGGTTCTCGGCTTTGAATATGGCTATAGCGTTGAAACGACAAGGACACTTGTGCTTTGGGAAGCTCAATATGGAGATTTCGTGAATGTTGCTCAAGTGATTATGGATCAATTCATTTCAGCGGGACGTGCAAAATGGGGACAGAAATCATCCCTTGTTATGTTACTTCCACATGGGTTTGAAGGACAAGGACCTGAGCATTCGAGTGCACGTCTTGAACGCTTCCTAACACTTGCAGCTGAAAATAACTGGACAATCGCGAACCTTACAAGTGCGGCTCAATATTTCCATATTCTTCGCAGACAAGCAGCGATCACAACAAAAGAAGAAGCAAGACCGTTAATTTTAATGGCACCGAAAAGCTTAATACGTAACCAAAAAGTTGCTTCACCAGGCGAAGAGTTAAGTGGCGGACGTTTTAAGCTTGTCATGGACGACCCAAATACAGGTGCTAACGAGGAGAAAGTTGAACGCCTCGTGTTAACAAGCGGTAAAGTAGCAATTGATTTAACGACAGAGCTTGAAAAGAATGAAGATTTAGATACAGAATGGCTCCATATTGCACGAGTTGAACAACTTTATCCATTCCCTGAAAAACAAATTCGTGAAACGATGGAACGTTTTCCAAACTTAAAAGAAATCGTTTGGGTACAAGAAGAACCGAGGAATATGGGAAGCTGGCATTATATCTATCCGCGTCTGCGTGAATTGGTTAATCATGAAATGGACGTCAATTATATCGGAAGACCAGACCGTTCAAGTCCAGCAACAGGAGAACCGGACATTCATAAGAGAGAACAACAACGTATCGTAAATGCGGCTTTAACGAAGAATTAA
- a CDS encoding DUF1992 domain-containing protein, with the protein MDFFSQLAEERIKQSVNQGDFEHLPGKGKPLELEDLSSVPEELRVGYKILKNAGVVPEEIQLKKEILRIEDLISCCYDENERSSLQRRLSEKTLRFNQLMEKRKFSSNPSFSHYQHKIYSKFR; encoded by the coding sequence ATGGACTTTTTTTCACAACTTGCAGAAGAAAGAATTAAGCAGTCTGTTAATCAAGGGGATTTCGAGCATTTGCCAGGCAAAGGAAAGCCACTAGAACTTGAAGACCTTTCATCTGTTCCAGAAGAGCTGCGAGTTGGTTACAAAATTCTTAAAAATGCTGGTGTCGTTCCTGAAGAGATTCAGCTAAAGAAAGAGATTCTTCGCATTGAAGATTTAATTTCTTGTTGTTATGACGAAAATGAACGAAGCAGCTTACAAAGGAGGTTAAGTGAAAAGACATTACGTTTCAATCAATTAATGGAGAAACGTAAATTTTCATCTAATCCTTCCTTTAGTCACTATCAGCATAAAATCTATTCAAAATTTCGTTAA
- a CDS encoding cytochrome c oxidase assembly protein produces MNRFVEIFSEHHLLELFGIEELIILIAIAILYSKQAAKLKHTQDLPFKRNLFFTGLFLYYLACGSPLHIMSEHLFSIKMVKASLAYFIVPPFLLAGLPAEMLRPILWNYRIKKIMKVLTNPVFSTTFFYGLFFVYLNPSIFLFLNSSWVLDAVSHLILFFFSIFMWWPVMTPLRELNPLSDMYRLVNLLINGCILFGIAYPLFLWDQPYAPFQNFNFPDIYTAKNDVIIGAATIMFVQKFLIVAIGGVILFKRFKKEDVIDPVNVSALMGVKGTNGQNS; encoded by the coding sequence TTGAACCGTTTTGTCGAAATCTTTTCAGAGCATCACCTTCTTGAGCTATTCGGAATTGAGGAGCTAATCATCTTAATTGCAATTGCTATCCTCTACAGCAAACAAGCCGCAAAGCTCAAGCATACGCAAGACTTGCCATTTAAACGAAACTTGTTCTTTACAGGTCTTTTTCTATACTACTTGGCTTGTGGAAGCCCGTTACACATTATGAGCGAACACCTTTTCAGTATAAAAATGGTGAAAGCGTCGCTTGCATATTTCATCGTCCCGCCGTTTCTATTAGCTGGTTTACCTGCTGAAATGCTAAGACCCATTCTTTGGAATTATCGAATCAAAAAAATAATGAAGGTCCTTACAAACCCCGTATTTTCAACAACTTTTTTTTATGGTTTGTTCTTCGTTTACCTTAACCCTTCGATATTCCTTTTCTTAAACAGCTCATGGGTGCTTGATGCGGTAAGTCATTTAATTTTGTTTTTCTTCTCGATTTTTATGTGGTGGCCAGTTATGACACCGCTCAGAGAATTAAATCCTCTTTCAGATATGTATCGCCTTGTGAATTTGCTTATTAATGGTTGCATCTTATTCGGTATTGCGTACCCTCTTTTTTTATGGGACCAGCCTTATGCACCATTTCAGAACTTTAACTTTCCAGATATCTATACCGCAAAGAATGATGTCATCATTGGGGCTGCAACGATTATGTTTGTTCAGAAGTTTTTAATTGTTGCAATTGGAGGCGTCATTTTATTTAAACGATTCAAAAAAGAAGACGTAATTGACCCTGTAAACGTCTCTGCATTAATGGGTGTAAAAGGAACAAATGGTCAAAATTCATAA